The Coregonus clupeaformis isolate EN_2021a chromosome 20, ASM2061545v1, whole genome shotgun sequence genome contains a region encoding:
- the hyi gene encoding putative hydroxypyruvate isomerase: MPPLKFCANLSWLFTDLPEFTQRIYAAASAGFQAVEAAWLYDSDLQELQRVKNATGVDVVLINTPLGDAKAGDLGLGAVPGREEDFRKGLDLAMQYAKALDCRRIHLMAGRVPVGADRGTIAVEMEDTFVQNLKHAADVLSNEGITGLIEPINTRITDPRYFLDSPHQAAAILQKVGQPNIKLQMDVFHWQIMDGNLTQNIHKYFPLIGHIQIAQVPSRNEPDSAGELNFPYLFSLLEEMGYQGYIGCEYKPLGSTNEGLGWVKDYLKRNK; the protein is encoded by the exons ATGCCCCCATTAAAATTCTGCGCGAATCTTTCGTGGTTGTTTACGGACCTGCCAGAGTTTACCCAGAGAATCTACGCTGCAGCGTCGGCTGGGTTTCAGGCTGTGGAGGCAGCATGGCTGTATGACTCTGACTTACAGGAGCTCCAGAGAGTCAAGAATGCTACTGGGGTTGATGTGGTGCTGATCAACACACCTCTTG GCGATGCTAAGGCAGGTGATCTTGGTCTGGGTGCTGTTCCTGGCAGAGAGGAGGACTTCAGAAAGGGTCTGGATCTGGCCATGCAGTACGCCAAGGCTCTGGACTGCAGGAG GATCCACTTGATGGCTGGGAGGGTACCTGTGGGGGCGGACCGAGGTACCATTGCCGTGGAAATGGAGGACACCTTTGTTCAAAACCTGAAACATGCTGCCGATGTCCTCTCAAAT GAAGGCATCACTGGCCTGATTGAGCCCATCAACACACGGATAACAGATCCCAGATATTTCCTGGACAGTCCACATCAGG CGGCTGCTATCCTGCAGAAAGTTGGCCAGCCAAATATCAAACTGCAGATG GACGTCTTCCACTGGCAGATAATGGACGGCAACTTGACACAGAACATACATAAATATTTCCCGCTCATTG GTCACATCCAGATAGCCCAGGTGCCCAGCAGGAACGAGCCAGACAGTGCAGGAGAACTGAACTTCCCATACCTCTTCAGTCTACTGGAGGAGATGGGTTACCAGGGATACATTGGCTGTGAATACAAACCACTAG GCTCTACAAATGAAGGTCTTGGTTGGGTGAAAGATTACTTGAAGCGCAACAAGTGA